Proteins from one Microtus pennsylvanicus isolate mMicPen1 chromosome 7, mMicPen1.hap1, whole genome shotgun sequence genomic window:
- the Ptpn22 gene encoding tyrosine-protein phosphatase non-receptor type 22 isoform X3, which translates to MDQREILQRLLNEAQKKKNNSEEFANEFLKLKRQSIKYRTDKTHSTTVAQRPKNIKKNRYKDILPYDHSLVELSLVTSSEDSSYINANFIKGVYGPRAYIATQGPLPTTVLDFWRMIWEYRVLVIVMACMEFEMGKKKCERYWAEPGETQLQFGPFSIFCEAEKKKSDYIIRTLKAKFNNKTRIIYQFHYKNWPDHDVPSSIDPILELIWDIRCYQEDDCVPICVHCSAGCGRTGVICAIDYTRMLLKDGIVPENFSVFSLIQEMRTQRPSLVQTQEQYELVNSAVLELFKRHMVIIGDEHSGREIEAGFSVPEQNLTVQADSCPPDLPKNAMKDAKPTRQRLEVKSADASSYDRTFEIRAEEEFGLRSAKSSPSFDSLELNCRCNSKAVITREGLAKAFPVVGDPLQKYPSLDFGSIVCGSCPDVPPVNTADRCHNSKGPVTRTKSTPFELIQPRRTNELDMEDGSSFLESQLPEPCLMEVQAPRAVHVSSEELNYSLPRASEHLTRAVPCVPQPSPKPFRVHSCMSLVEDPFFPPSPPNSADSKRSFDLPEKRDRASLPCTPLPASSTTSLSYCNSHESLTANPLTRPSPPLNQQTAIEATSLRIDDEIPPPLPERTPESFIVAEDADLHQDDSPPPPLPERTLESFFLADED; encoded by the exons AAGCTGAAGAGGCAGTCTATCAAGTACAGGACCGACAAGACACACTCTACAACTGTGGCTCAGCGGCCCAAGAATATCAAGAAAAACAGATACAAGGATATTTTGCCCT ATGACCACAGCCTGGTCGAGCTGTCTCTGGTAACTTCCAGTGAGGATTCCAGCTATATCAATGCCAACTTTATTAAG GGTGTCTATGGACCCAGGGCTTATATTGCCACCCAGGGTCCTTTACCTACAACTGTCCTGGACTTTTGGAGGATGATTTGGGAATACCGTGTCTTG GTCATTGTCATGGCGTGTATGGAGTTTGAGATGGGAAAG AAAAAGTGTGAGCGCTATTGGGCGGAGCCAGGAGAGACACAGCTGCAGTTTGGCCCTTTTTCTATATTCTGT GAagctgagaaaaagaaatctgattATATAATCAGGACTCTGAAAGCCAAGTTCAATAAT aaaactagAATTATTTACCAGTTTCATTATAAGAACTGGCCAGACCACGATGTGCCTTCATCTATAGACCCGATCCTTGAGCTCATCTGGGATATCCGTTGTTACCAAGAAGATGACTGTGTTCCCATCTGCGTTCATTGCAG CGCCGGCTGTGGAAGGACAGGTGTCATCTGTGCTATTGATTATACACGGATGTTGCTGAAGGACGGG ATAGTTCCCGAGAACTTCAGTGTTTTTAGTTTGATCCAGGAAATGCGAACACAGAGGCCTTCGCTAGTTCAAACTCAG GAACAGTACGAACTGGTCAACAGTGCAGTGTTAGAGCTATTTAAGAGGCATATGGTTATTATTGGAGACGAGCACtctggaagagag ATCGAAGCAGGATTTTCAGTTCCTGAACAAAATCTCACTGTACAAGCTGACTCTTGTCCTCCGGATTTACCAAAAAA cGCCATGAAGGATGCAAAACCGACAAGACAAAGGCTTGAAGTGAAAAGCGCAGACGCCTCTTCCTATGATAGGACTTTTGAAATAAGAGCCGAGGAAGAGTTTGGTTTGCGTTCGGCTAAATCAAGCCCCTCTTTTGACTCTTTAGAGCTGAACTGTAGGTGTAACAGCAAGGCTGTCATAACCAGGGAAGGGCTGGCAAAGGCCTTTCCAGTCGTGGGCGATCCCCTTCAGAAATACCCAAGTCTGGACTTTGGTTCCATTGTGTGCGGGTCGTGTCCTGATGTTCCGCCTGTAAACACGGCAGACAGGTGCCACAACTCGAAGGGGCCAGTGACACGGACCAAATCAACTCCCTTTGAATTGATTCAGCCGAGAAGAACAAATGAGTTGGACATGGAAGACGGTTCTTCCTTCTTGGAATCTCAACTGCCTGAGCCTTGTCTCATGGAGGTGCAGGCGCCAAGAGCGGTCCATGTTTCTTCAGAGGAACTCAATTATTCTCTGCCGCGTGCCTCTGAGCACCTGACACGTGCTGTCCCTTGTGTACCACAGCCCAGCCCCAAGCCTTTTAGAGTGCATTCTTGCATGTCGTTAGTAGAAGATCCGTTCTttccaccatcacctccaaacAGTGCTGATTCTAAGAGGTCTTTTGATCTGCCTGAGAAGCGAGACCGGGCCTCTTTGCCTTGTACTCCATTGCCAGCCTCTTCTACAACCTCCCTTTCTTATTGCAACTCACATGAATCTTTAACGGCAAACCCTCTGACCAGGCCATCCCCACCATTAAACCAGCAGACAGCTATAGAAG CAACTTCTCTGAGGATAGATGATGAaattccccctcctctccctgaaCGGACACCTGAGTCTTTTATTGTGGCTGAGGATGCTG